One Solanum pennellii chromosome 9, SPENNV200 DNA segment encodes these proteins:
- the LOC107031110 gene encoding protein ORANGE-LIKE, chloroplastic, producing the protein MGSIFFCFHPLIHTSKLDSSKTHVLFSSSLSSTLKNQSLLKYTARTQFVCSSSSKDGFESSGDSNTSNFCIIEGPETVQDFGQMQFQEIQDNIRSRRNKIFLLMEEVRRLRIQQRLKNSNTRGETGEDENEMPDIPSTIPFLPNMTPKTLKQLYLTSFSFIAGIMVFGGLLAPVLELKLGLGGTSYEDFIRNMHLPMQLSQVDPIVASFSGGAVGVISALMLIEANNVVQQEKKKCKYCYGSGYLACARCSASGKCLYTEPISVNGSYQSLRAPTLKRCANCSGTGKVMCPTCLCTGMVMASEHDLRIDPFD; encoded by the exons ATGGGTTctatctttttttgttttcatccATTAATACATACTTCTAAGCTTGATTCCTCAAAGACCCATGTTTTGTTTAGCTCTTCTTTGAGTTCAACTCTAAAAAACCAATCTTTATTGAAATACACAGCAAGAACTCAGTTTGTTTGTTCTTCTTCATCTAAGGATGGGTTTGAGTCTTCTGGTGATAGTAATACAAG TAATTTCTGCATCATTGAAGGACCCGAGACCGTTCAAGATTTTGGTCAGATGCAGTTTCAAGAAATCCAGGATAACATTAGGAGCAGGCGCAACAAAATCTTCCTCCTTATGGAAGAG GTACGTCGGCTAAGAATACAACAAAGGTTAAAGAACTCTAACACTAGAGGTGAGACCGGTGAAGATGAAAATGAGATGCCAGATATCCCATCAACAATACCGTTTCTTCCTAACATG ACTCCAAAGACACTGAAGCAGCTTTATCTTACGAGCTTTTCATTTATAGCTGGGATTATGGTCTTCGGTGGATTACTTGCCCCAGTA CTTGAGCTGAAATTAGGTCTAGGAGGCACCTCATACGAAGATTTCATACGTAACATGCATTTGCCTATGCAATTGAG CCAGGTCGACCCCATAGTGGCGTCCTTTTCAGGCGGGGCAGTGGGAGTCATCTCAGCCCTCATGCTAATAGAAGCTAACAATGTAGTCCAACaggagaagaaaaagtgcaAATATTGTTATGGAAGTG GGTACTTGGCATGTGCACGCTGTTCAGCAAGCGGTAAATGCCTTTATACTGAACCAATTTCAGTGAATGGTTCTTATCAATCGTTGCGTGCACCAACTCTTAAAAGATGTGCAAATTGCTCCGGGACTGGAAAG GTAATGTGCCCTACATGTCTGTGTACTGGGATGGTGATGGCAAGTGAACATGACCTTCGTATAGATCCATTTGATTAA
- the LOC107029797 gene encoding beta-fructofuranosidase, insoluble isoenzyme 1-like, with protein MELFMKNSSLWGLKFYLFCLFIVLLNINRVFASHNIFLDLQSSSAISVKNVHRTRFHFQPPKHWINDPNAPMYYNGVYHLFYQYNPKGSVWGNIIWAHSVSKDLINWIHLEPAIYPSKKFDKYGTWSGSSTILPNNKPVIIYTGVVDSYNNQVQNYAIPANLSDPFLRKWIKPNNNPLIVPDNSINRTEFRDPTTAWMGQDGLWRILIGSMRKHRGMALLYRSRDFMKWIKAQHPLHSSTNTGNWECPDFFPVSLNSTNGLDVSYRGKNVKYVLKNSLDVARFDYYTIGMYHTKIDRYIPNNNSIDGWKGLRIDYGNFYASKTFYDPSRNRRVIWGWSNESDVLPDDDIKKGWAGIQGIPRQVWLDLSGKQLVQWPIEELETLRKQKVQLNNKKLSKGEMFEVKGISASQADVEVLFSFSSLNKAEQFDPRWADLYAQDVCAIKGSTIQGGLGPFGLATLASKNLEEYTPVFFRVFKAQKNYKILMCSDARRSTMRQNEAMYKPSFAGYVDVDLVDMKKLSLRSLIDHSVVESFGAGGKTCITSRVYPSLAIYDNAHLFVFNNGSETITIETLNAWSMGACKMN; from the exons atggaattatttatgaaaaactcTTCTCTTTGgggtttaaaattttatttattttgcctatttatagttttattaaaCATTAATAGGGTATTTGCttctcataatatttttttggactTGCAATCTTCAAGTGCTATTAGTGTCAAGAATGTTCATAGAACTCGTTTTCATTTTCAACCTCCTAAACATTGGATTAATG ACCCTAATG CACCAATGTATTATAATGGAGTGTATCATTTATTCTATCAATACAATCCAAAAGGATCAGTATGGGGCAATATTATTTGGGCTCATTCAGTCTCAAAAGACTTGATAAATTGGATCCATTTAGAACCTGCAATTTATCCATCCAAAAAATTTGACAAGTATGGTACTTGGTCTGGATCATCAACTATTTTACCTAATAACAAACCTGTTATCATATACACCGGAGTAGTAGATTCGTATAATAATCAAGTCCAGAACTATGCCATCCCGGCTAACTTATCTGATCCATTTCTTCGTAAATGGATCAAACCTAACAACAACCCGTTGATCGTCCCTGATAATAGTATCAATAGAACTGAGTTTCGCGATCCAACTACAGCTTGGATGGGCCAAGATGGGCTTTGGAGGATTTTAATAGGAAGTATGAGAAAACATAGAGGGATGGCATTGTTGTATAGAAGTAGAGATTTTATGAAATGGATCAAAGCCCAACATCCACTTCATTCATCTACTAATACTGGAAATTGGGAATGTCCTGATTTTTTCCCTGTATCATTAAATAGTACCAATGGTTTAGATGTATCGTATCGCggaaaaaatgttaaatatgtCCTTAAGAATAGTCTTGATGTTGCTAGGTTTGATTATTACACTATTGGCATGTATCACACCAAAATAGATAGGTACATTCCGAATAACAATTCAATTGATGGATGGAAGGGATTGAGAATCGACTATGGTAATTTCTATGCATCAAAGACATTCTATGATCCTAGCAGAAATCGAAGGGTTATTTGGGGTTGGTCAAATGAATCGGATGTATTACCTGACGATGATATTAAGAAAGGATGGGCTGGAATTCAAGGTATTCCGCGACAAGTATGGCTAGACCTTAGTGGTAAACAATTAGTTCAATGGCCTATTGAAGAATTAGAAACCCTAAGGAAGCAAAAGGTCCAATTGAACAACAAGAAGTTGAGCAAGGGAGAAATGTTTGAAGTTAAAGGAATCTCAGCATCACAG GCTGATGTTGAAGTGTTAttctcattttcaagtttaaacaaGGCCGAACAATTTGATCCTAGATGGGCTGACCTATATGCCCAAGACGTCTGTGCCATTAAGGGTTCGACTATCCAAGGTGGGCTTGGACCATTTGGGCTTGCGACATTAGCTTCTAAAAACTTAGAAGAGTACACACCTGTTTTCTTCCGAGTGTTCAAGGCTCAAAAGAATTATAAGATTCTCATGTGCTCAGATGCTAGAAG ATCTACCATGAGACAAAATGAAGCAATGTATAAGCCCTCATTTGCTGGATATGTAGATGTAGATTTAGTAGACATGAAGAAGTTATCTCTTAGGAGTTTG attgatCACTCAGTAGTGGAGAGTTTCGGTGCTGGTGGcaaaacatgcataacatcAAGGGTGTATCCAAGTTTAGCGATTTATGATAATGCACATTTATTTGTCTTTAACAATGGCTCTGAGACAATCACAATTGAGACTCTGAATGCTTGGAGCATGGGTGCATGTAAGATGAactaa
- the LOC107031109 gene encoding 40S ribosomal protein S14-2-like, with protein sequence MSRRKTREPKEETVTLGPATREGELVFGVAHIFASFNDTFIHVTDLSGRETMVRITGGMKVKADRDESSPYAAMLAAQDVSQRCKELGINALHIKLRATGGNKTKTPGPGAQSALRALARSGMKIGRIEDVTPIPTDSTRRKGGRRGRRL encoded by the exons ATG TCGAGGAGAAAGACCAGGGAGCCTAAGGAAGAGACTGTTACACTTGGACCAGCAACGAGGGAAGGTGAATTGGTGTTCGGTGTTGCACACATTTTTGCATCGTTCAATGATACATTCATT CACGTTACTGATTTGTCTGGAAGAGAAACTATGGTTCGCATTACTG GTGGAATGAAGGTGAAGGCTGACAGAGATGAGTCTTCTCCGTATGCTGCTATGCTTGCAGCTCAGGATGTGTCACAGCGATGCAAG GAACTTGGAATTAATGCTCTTCACATTAAGCTCCGAGCTACAGGAGGCAACAAGACCAAGACTCCTGGTCCTGGTGCCCAGTCCGCTCTCAGAGCTTTGGCTCGTTCTGGCATGAAAATTGGACGTATAG AGGATGTTACTCCAATTCCCACCGATAGTACTCGCAGAAAGGGTGGTAGAAGGGGAAGGAGGCTGTGA
- the LOC107029530 gene encoding beta-fructofuranosidase, insoluble isoenzyme 1-like, which translates to MDYSSNKSSRWALPVILVCFFVILLSNNVVFASHKVFIHLQSQNAVNVHTVHRTGYHFQPEKHWINDPNAPMYFNGVYHLFYQYNPNGSVWGNIVWAHSVSKDLINWINLEPAIYPSKPFDQFGTWSGSATILPGNKPVILYTGIIDANQTQVQNYAIPANISDPYLREWIKPDNNPLIIADESINKTKFRDPTTAWMGKDGHWRIVIGSLRKHSRGLAIMYRSKDFMKWVKAKHPLHSTNGTGNWECPDFFPVSLKGTNGLDQYGEEYKYVLKNSMDLTRFEYYTLGKYDTKKDRYVPDPDSVDSWKGLRLDYGNFYASKSFYDPSKNRRVIWSWSNESDIFPEDDNAKGWAGIQLIPRKVWLDPSGKQLVQWPVEELETLRTQKVQLSNKKMNNGEKIEVTGITPAQADVEVTFSFASLDKAESFDPKWNDMYAQDVCGLKGADVQGGLGPFGLATLATENLEENTPVFFRVFKAQQNYKVLLCSDAKRSTLKFNETMYKVSFAGFVDVDLADKKLSLRSLIDNSVIETFGARGKTCITSRVYPTLAINDKAHLFAFNNGTEPITIESLDAWSMGKAKIQY; encoded by the exons atggaTTATTCATCTAATAAAAGTTCTCGTTGGGCTTTGCCAGTTATCTTAGTTtgcttttttgtaattttattatcCAATAATGTTGTTTTTGCTTCTCATAAAGTTTTTATTCACTTGCAATCTCAAAATGCTGTAAATGTTCATACTGTTCATCGAACTGGTTATCATTTTCAGCCCGAAAAACATTGGATCAATG ATCCCAATG CACCAATGTATTTCAATGGAGTCTATCATCTATTCTACCAGTACAACCCAAATGGTTCAGTATGGGGTAACATTGTTTGGGCTCATTCagtttcaaaagacttaatcAACTGGATCAATTTAGAACCTGCAATTTACCCATCAAAGCCATTTGATCAATTCGGTACATGGTCTGGATCAGCAACAATCCTACCTGGTAACAAGCCAGTCATCTTGTACACCGGAATCATAGATGCCAACCAAACCCAAGTCCAAAACTACGCAATCCCAGCTAACATATCCGATCCATATCTCCGCGAATGGATCAAGCCAGACAACAACCCACTAATTATAGCCGATGAAAGTATCAACAAGACGAAATTCCGTGACCCAACAACAGCATGGATGGGTAAAGATGGACATTGGAGAATTGTTATTGGAAGTTTGAGGAAACACAGCAGGGGTTTAGCTATAATGTACAGGAGTAAAGACTTTATGAAGTGGGTTAAGGCTAAACACCCACTTCACTCAACTAATGGTACTGGAAACTGGGAATGCCCTGATTTTTTCCCAGTTTCATTGAAAGGTACTAATGGGTTGGATCAATACGGTGAAGAATACAAGTATGTGCTTAAGAACAGTATGGATCTTACTCGATTTGAGTATTATACACTTGGAAAATACGATACAAAAAAAGATAGGTACGTTCCAGATCCAGATTCTGTTGATAGTTGGAAGGGATTGAGACTCGATTATGGTAACTTCTACGCATCAAAGTCATTCTATGATCCAAGCAAAAATCGAAGGGTTATTTGGAGTTGGTCTAATGAATCAGATATTTTTCCAGAGGATGATAATGCGAAGGGATGGGCTGGGATTCAATTGATTCCTCGTAAAGTATGGCTTGATCCAAGTGGTAAGCAGTTGGTTCAATGGCCTGTTGAAGAATTAGAAACCCTAAGAACTCAAAAGGTTCAATTGAGCAACAAGAAGATGAACAATGGTGAAAAGATTGAAGTGACAGGAATCACACCAGCACAG GCTGATGTTGAAGTGACATTCTCATTTGCAAGTTTGGATAAGGCAGAGTCATTTGATCCTAAATGGAATGATATGTATGCACAAGATGTTTGTGGACTCAAGGGTGCAGATGTTCAAGGtgggcttgggccatttggtcTTGCTACATTAGCCACTGAAAACTTGGAAGAAAACACACCTGTTTTCTTCCGAGTTTTCAAAGCACAACAAAACTACAAGGTTCTCTTGTGCTCTGACGCTAAAAG GTCAACTCTTAAGTTCAATGAAACAATGTACAAAGTTTCATTTGCTGGATTTGTTGATGTTGATTTGGCTGACAAGAAATTGTCACTCAGAAGCTTG ATTGATAATTCAGTTATAGAAACTTTTGGTGCTCGTGGAAAGACATGTATAACATCGAGGGTTTATCCAACATTGGCAATTAACGACAAGGCACATTTATTCGCGTTCAACAACGGAACGGAGCCAATCACAATTGAGAGTTTGGATGCATGGAGTATGGGCAAAGCTAAGATacaatattga